From the Schistocerca nitens isolate TAMUIC-IGC-003100 chromosome 10, iqSchNite1.1, whole genome shotgun sequence genome, the window gctaggagctacggtttgaagaaatgtgtaatttcttgtttatctcttgtcagtattgttataatagagggaaacattccacgtaggaaaaaaatatatctaaaataaagatgatgtgacttaccaaatgaaagtgctggcaggtcgacagacacacaaacatacacacaaaattcaagctttcgcaacaaactgttgcgtcatcaggaaagagggaaggagagggaaagacgaaaggatgtgggttttaaggaagagggtaaggagtcattccaatcccgggagcggaaagacttaccttagggggaaaaaaggacgggtatacactcgcacacacacacatatccatccacacatatacagacacaagcagatatatttaaagaccaaatatgtctttaaatatgtctgcttgtgtctgtatatgtgtggattgatatgtgtgtgtgcgagtgtgtacccgtccttttttccccctgcggtaagtctttccgctcccgggattggaatgactccttaccctctcccttaaaacccacatcctttcgtctttgcctctccttccctctttcctgatgaggcaacagtttgttgcgaaagcttgaattttgtgtatatgtttgtgtttgtttgtgtgtctgtcgacctgccagcactttcatttggtaagtcacatcatctttattttagatatatcttgtcagtattggttttatatatgctatatttaattttatgtcagacaaaacagcaagttattaactaataggcaataaagagttcaggttttctgaagagttcttgttctctcgattagagataatcccatccgctattaattgcgagattttttaaaagaggggcaggctgtcaaaccggccgactgggagtaggagaggcaccacaggacatttcagtaaccactctcctgaatatagtttggacgtggggtagaaaaatgctttaggaagaggtgtggcactgcactttggcatacttaagaccaaataatatgtcttacatttcctcgaatatacatgttttatgtttcagactcatcagaaagatgtgcgctacaagataaacatattttgaaaattcaatggtgttttttttttttttttttttttttttttttagtattgacccggttcgcaaatatcgtaggtccggggctgatgcacagaacagtctgagttatagtgggtagtctccacgtgacccgtgtttacatttcgtGATTTTACTGTTTCTCCTATCTGTGGCCgcgagctatcaagtgaattaaaacatattcacataattacggaaggctgaaatatgtcattagtttcagattttattttatttccacctttctgacagtcaagcattaattgccttgcggaacaatgaagttatttttgtctgtttggctgaagaaatttgacttttgttaaccttttccgcagaggcagtcattgtatttgaaacgaaatgttaaaTTCCACAAttctggctagtttcaactgttcactgtatttcaagtgcacattttcattcatcttatagcatgtatggcattatgccataataaagaaccaaacatgatataatacagtactggtgttccaagaaaatttacattccgaaaaccacactgaaaagcttaatatcaggtcgaggtctacatcattgggaatctggacatatgaatgtgccctttaagtatgcactttaaatgtgcacattttagtatggttcacgaaattccaatgctcttggagtatcctctgatgttttgtttcttttatgacataatgtatgatctttcaatgttctaCACGTACGTACACACGGGCTTCCTACGTTATGATAGCTACCCAAGTGCGGTCTCGCTCGTTATCTAcgctctctgacaactgctgaaacaaacatatttctaacaggtcacgggaaaatattgcgaacggtggtttgaaaagcgttactttcaaagtaaatatccttttacgtaagttgagctATGTGCaaaaatgtaccatgaatttattaaatcacagagcgtttgaccctcaattaaaaatcaattctttgatgacgagccatttagaagactttcgaaccctgaagatcagacatttatgtcattagtaaaaattttagtggcacgtttgtgtgatatatcttaaagtgtaacacgcataAAAAATATCAAGCGTATATGTGAAAgcctagcttctcttgcagcttgagaccagTATTATATGCAAAAGCTTTgcgtttcttgtagcaacactatgtatattaaactattaactttccctgtttgtgagttcgtgctacttaacagtgatgttgctgttggctgactacatcacgtgtcataTGCTCCGAATATctactgtcatcggctggcgagatcacgtgacatgagctacgaacggcttacaaaagcacatcgaaaTCACGATTCCAatgatttggaaagtaacatgcggtgtttggtggaattccaatgtatacttgcataatacgaaaatatgcagcgtacatgttgctgcacatcaaagatatttccaaaaggtgtctttttccctgagtttcgttttctaaagtgccaggaaattgtatgcccgtgtataaaaccataaccattcaaaggattgataagggaaaatattctgtcatccgggagaaagtgtaattttaaccgggaaatccgggaatattttttccttgtccacgtatacaccctgattggTCATAcctggctcacccattgtttcctcctacataactacccacccccacaatgtggttgtggagccatactgatgatatctcacatattggtggaatgtccccttctttcagCCTTTCGTGTTAAGTATAGTTTCTCCGGTTCCTTAAATTTAATGTTAGCAGATGCTCCATGGATGGTTGAACTGTTCCTTGGTATTCTCTGCGAAAGTGGTTTTTGTTTCAAGATGTAAGGTTCTCCTTTAATTTTGGAGCAGGGGCAGGTTTGTTGTAGTTGGGACTTCTTTTACGGTCTTCTCAGTCTGGCATGCAGTTCAGCATCAGTATCAAAGCTTTGGGTAGTGAGCCACGTCTTCACTGCTGGGGCGAGCTGGCGGTCACTCTGAGCACCTCACAAATGGCAGAATTTATACTGCAGTGCACATTTTAACACAACACAAAAAGCAAAGTAGCAGAGACACTGACTACATGTTACCACCGCTAGATACGTGCTGAATTTACGAACGCTGTGGCGTGAAGATGGCAGCTGTAGCTTCACTCACTGGTGCAATATGCCAAAATGGATATCCCTCTTATGACAGAGGTCAAATACAATGCAGTGTCATGTACAATAGTAATGTTGCTGAGCCGCTGCTGAATTTTCCAAGGAGCCTCAGATTGATTGTTGTATTTGCTTTTATCGTTAAGCTACTGAGTGACATAACTCCTTTATCTTTCTCCGCAGGTGTTCATCACCTGCTACATCCGATTCACAGTCAGACGCCACCACAGTGAATTCTCCAGCTGCGGAGCTCACACCAAAACACCTCCCTCCTGTGATATGGTCTGGGACTTTGGAGACTGTGAGAGACACGGGCTACACACACTGTGAAAGAAGAAAAGTGGTATATATCTGGGAAGTTAAGGGCTTACTTAACTGGCCCAAGGGCAGAAATTTTGTCTCATCGGCACCTTTTTGGCATCCTGAGACAATTCAGTGGGAGCTGAGACTCTACAACTGTGGAGAAAAGTATAATGTCAAgttaaagctgttagaaaataaagCTGCTGGTGATGTAAGGGTGGGTCAGAGCTTCATTTTACATCCCCAAAAAGGGAGGAAATTAATTATTGTGGAAGACATAATCATTAAAGAAGGGTCAGAGGGgaaacgtttttttttattttcgaaaacTTTGAAGGACGTGTGTACATtaaaatatgaaatcagtttggTGTGTGCAGTGCAGCAGTGTGGAGTAGCAGTTAAGCCAGCACCGCAGTCCGATTTCAAAAACGATCTGCATTCCCTGCTAGAGTCTGGAAATTCTGCAGATTTTAaattgtgtaccgggaatgtggaGACAGGAGCACACAGAGCGATACTGGCGGCACGTAGCCCCTTCTTCGCCCGTGTGCTGCGGCTCGAATCTGAGGTGTCGAAGGAGAGCCAGTTGGAGGTCCCAGATGTGAAGCCCGAAGTGTTGGCTGAGATTCTGCGTTATATATACACTGGAAGTGTGAAAAATCTGGGTGACTCCACAGCAGAACTACTAGTGGCAGCTCACAGGTTTGAGCTTTGTGACCTGAAGAGAGAGTGCGCCACTCGCCTGTCGGGGCAGCTCACTGTGGATAATGCTGTCACTACAGCTGTCTGTGCCATTGAGAACCAGTGCGGCGAATTGTTAAACTCATCTGTGGAGTTCATCCGATTACATTTCAAGCGGGTGGTGGGCACCGCCAAGTGGATTGAAGCCATTGACACACACCCGGCAGCTCTCAAGGAAATCAGTCAACGGGTAGCAGCAGCTGGAAAGACCAAAACAGTTAACTGaatacattaaaaacaaaaaaatctccaaATAGCTCAACTGGTTTTATGTAATATAACTAACCCATATACAAACACAGCAATCAGTCTCATTAGATGGAATCTAATCAATCAAATctccaaaggcacaagaaaatgccACTGCCAGAAATCAGTGAATGTGTGTGTACATAGATTTCTATTAAGCTATAATTACTTTACATTCAGTAATAAAATTTACACACAGAAGAATGGTCTTCCAAGTGGTTGAAGTTAGCAGATACAAAAAGTTCCAGTGTCTGACACCACTATACACAGGTCATCTTACCACCCAGTATCATACAAATGTACTGCTTACAAGTTATTCATTTTCAAAGCCAATACTGTGATGCTTAATAAAAGTGAGGATCATGTGGAACTCACTGCAATCTGAAAATAGCAGAAGTCAATTGGTATGATAAAGTAGTCTCTCGTAGGTAGAATTAAAACCAGTGGACATACAGGACTTCAGATCCATCATCTGCATACCACGCTGTGCAGCTCTGTATAGAGGTTAAACAGAGATTTTATCAATGCTACTATGAACACACCAGTGCATACTTCACTGAAAATTAATTCAAATTAGCAAGAGCCACCTACATTAATAACACTGGACACTTGTTCCAGGATACTGAAAATAATCTCCAAATATTACCTAATATGGAGAGAGGCAATAAAATAGTCATATGAAGTGCTAGAAATCTTCATAGATGGCACAAACTAGGGAAATAAGTTGCTGAATGACAAACTAGAAAGTAATAGTGTGGTTTCCCTCCCAcaacttttccaaagctgtttcagtaAGAACATAAACACCTGTTTAATACCTGAACCTTTCCTCAACAAAATCAGCTGTATTTTTAAGTGTAACATTTTCTGTGATAAGGATAAGAAAAACATTTTCATGCTAGTAGTTGACCTCCAGTAATTAAAGTGTAATAATACATGTGTGTGACATCAGTATCTTATCAGTACAAAATGTTTAAATCCAGTATGAAAACTGGTCTTGTGTAAATGTAAGCAACATTATAGTTTTTGTTTGATGATTGATGATCTGTGTGTCTGAAATTGGACTGTATATTAACTCCATATGCAGATACCGTATATTACCCAGATAGCATAGTAAgctggtttcaaacttgtttccagatgtaaagttcaagtatataaacttgatcaaagctggaatattcaggcctgttagttggattcaagcttgaaacaaacatcaaagttggcagagttcaagctatatttcaagcttgacttatcaagtttggctccagctgtatctacacacgtggaatacagcctgatatttacagcttgtttcaagctatataattattaatttgaatttattgaacctaattaattaaataaatatcaaaatggaaatggtgtgaaaaaaattatcaagacatgtatgtttaattttttttattttcaaagtgtttaaaattgttttattttaaaatttaattattctgaagcccctccggccccagcacacagaccagaccAGGATCAAATATCAttgacttctgccggtataatgatcctgtaacaggtaaaagaaaatgttagccatacctaaacataaaaaaagtaaaaagttgaaactgatcaacctaaatataatttatggccCAGATTAggtaaataacttcaaactcactgatgtagtaagaatcattaactagtataaacgtcactgagtaagcagctgcttctggtgacttcattccaaagagttttaaagtaatttgaaataagtttttgtttgaaatttttaaagtaaacatGACATATGGtgaattttgcgatgacttcatgaagaagccacacatcactatttctaacagtttcagggccatttaatctgaatttgaattataaagaaacaattacttgaagtcatatacacctcatactgtgaGCTTgtaaggaaactaccgtttagaaaaatgtagacgttttattctaccCACAATTATTTTTTGGCGAGTGAAAcggaatcaaaattaaataaaagatgaaatcgaaatgaatttcagaaattaccagttcagtggaactgaaatgtaaaagaacaaaaaaaggcGACATTTTAAAAAGGTaatataacattaagttttaatttattgctgacacatactagagagctagtttaaaatgacctcttttttgctGAACATCTTtgaatatgtattcttagctggtaatctaTTTCcctttcatccaggctcaatttttctacgtaaaagaatatgatattcctttacgttacgtaataatatttaacatttgtaatattaacgtaccaccagagaaaaatgcaccagcgtacctgtaatacactatatatatatataccttcttcagacccggtgtagcagtaaggcaggggacgccacacactttccgaactattttccagtataaaacaaacttcacaacagtcaacaatcattaacgcgcgtcacaaaaataaaatggccgtaaacctagcagagtcagtgcaactgcaaggcttataaacgcttgtggcgcttcccgtggacgtctatggaagctatgctgcacgggcatctgctgtacagccttccagggaaattacagtttatttcaagcttgggaaaattattttaattcgaggtaaatttttacagcttgatgtaaactgtgtaacaggttgatttttcaatctcgaattttcaactgaacctaaactcaatatccaccttgaaataagctgtgtaacaggctgatttttcaatcttgaattttcaactgaacctaaactcaatatccaccttgaaataagcttgaatGCTAGCTAGGTATGGACTATAAGACACACTTTTTTGCTTCGAaagattgcctccaaaattcaggtatgCCTTACACTCAAAATTGATATAAAAATTCCCACCAGTCATAAAAATAACCATATATTAAATGCTGCGGGAAAACTATCActgtctggcaacactggattcaaatgGTAGCAGTAGTGCACTGATGCAATGAACATGAATTGTGGGGATCCTAACACTGTTCCCCTCCTGCTCTATCATCACAGACCCAGAACAATGTCTGACCTATAAGAAGTCATTGCAGGCTATGGTGCCAGccaacttgaactgaaagtggttTGTGTTATTGGTGACGGCAAGATATTTTTTGTAAGTAACTAGTATTCATACGAtgcaggctataaattgaaagtcatAGCAAATGCAGAACAACATGAAAACAGAACAGCTGAGTGGTGAGTGAATAAAACacagtcatggtctagagtgagagaagacattattcttAAATCTTTCAAGAAATGTGGCATAAGTAATTCTCTTGATGGcactgaagaccatcttatatatgaagaggatgatgattttcagggattttaaagggcAGTTCAGTTTTAAAAACTAAGAATTTtgtttagtctggctttgcagtctaGTAATGCAAATGATgataatgttattttttaaaaaaactgcttAAAAAGTAAGATGAATCTTATAGTCCGCATTGTCTTATAGTCCGCATTGTCTTATAGTCCAATACTGTAATTTGGTTTcaataaatatacttgttaaaaagCACTATTCACAGATTGGGACCCACATTAAATTTCTTGGCAGAATTTCATCACGTAATGTCACTAGTGTGTGCAACAACCACCTCGGTGTATGTAATCAAAGAAAATAGTGTATGATTAATGTATGTAAAATGGAGAAGGTAGCATGCTGTCAAAATGCACCATACTAAAGTAGACATTAGTATTAAAATGTGATGAGCAGCAAAttgtattgtttatataagaaaggATATATAAGTTTATtacgggggtggggggagggggtcctGTACAATCAGCCAAATTTAATTTcaataatctttcctgttttttaAGAATCAGTCACCTATAATTTTTTAAGTAACACATTCACCATTTGATTTCTTATTTGGGAAACTTCTGCAATTTCAGCACTTCATACATTTTCAAGTGATCCATTACTATGTTGTGGGGATTAGTCACATTGCATGCAGTAatatatgaggtgtggctagaaaaaaaccggactagtgctggtgaaacaataaaacgaatgcaataaggctgaaagtcgcgtggcctgtcacgtgactctcgctccgcctactgctcgagtttcatctgcctcctgcactcagtctgcccgtggcgtctgttttaagtagttgacgttttgtctgtgcgtcggaaaatgttgagtgtacagaaagaacagcgtgttaacatcacattttgtttcaaactaggaaaatctgcaagtgaaacgtttgtaatgttacaacaagtgtacggcgatgattgtttatcgcgaacacaagtatttgagtggtttaaacgatttaaagatggccgcgaagacaccagtgatgacactcgctttGGCAGACcagtgtcagcaaaaactgatgcaaacattgaaaaaatctgtaaacttgttcgacaagatcgccgtttaacaatcagagcagtgtctgagttaacaggagttgacaaggaaagtgttaggcagattcttcatgaaagtttcaacatgaacaaagtgtgttcaaaaatggttccaaagtgtctcacaattgaacagaaggaacgccgaagaatgatttgttctgacatcctggaaaacattgaaagtgatcccaccttcttacaaaatgttattacttgcgatgaatcgtggttttttactttctatcccgaaactaaacgccaatcgatgcattggaaaactcctggttctccacgacaaaaaaaaagcacgaatgtcaaaatcgaaattcaaggcaatgatgattgattgattttttttttttttttttttttttttttccccccccttccatcaaagggattgtgcacattgattgggtaccagagggacaaacagtgaatcagcattactacattagcgtcctggctaccctacatgagcgagtacggagaaaaaagtcatggatccttcaccaagacaatgccccagctctcagtgcgttgtcagtgaagacgtttttggcaaaacacaacattcccatcttagatcatccaccctactcacctgatttggccccctgtgacttttttcttttccctaaagtcaagtcagctttgaaaggaactagatttgagactgttgaagcagtaaaagaagaagtgacggaagtaatgtatggacttaccgaaaatgatctgcagcattgctatgaacagtggaaaattcatatggagcggtgtagagaccgaggaggagagtacattgaaggagataacatgaaattgtaaataaatgttttttccagtatcagtccggtttttttctagccgcatctCGTATGTCAAGAACATCATATGCAACATCTGGACATACAGCAAACAACATGGCAACACAATTTATGCGTATATCATTGTGGCGTCATCTCCCAGTTCAATGCCACTCAAACTCGCAACACGTCTGGCTTAGCGGTAGACATATTTCATTGTTGACactgtataaagttgaaatttctgcAGTGTCCAGAAGGAAATAAGAGCAGTGAAATAGCAAAAGTGTTACCATTTGGATACATTTCATTTCTGTATTTATGATTCCTTTTGCTATTCATTGGTCACAAAAACTTCTTTCCCCTTTTTAAAAAATCTTACCTACATTAAATACATTATTTTCAGCAAAtccacattatttcttctgtttctgagaAAGAAATGACAGCACACAAAATTCCATCACCTCTCTGCTCATGGTATTTGACAACAATTGAAAACGAACAGAAAATGTAATATCGCATTACACCCAAATGTTTAATGGGAACAGCAAATATGAATACTACCACAGATTCATAAGGATtggaaattgttgcaaagaaaatcAGCAATATTTTCATTTGGGATATTGTTCTAGAACCTACTTGAGGTATGGTGCACTTGTGGAACTGTAAGGCTGACACTGTCACTATACAATACAGGAGAAAAGAGCAGCTAATCCTGAAGGTTTGGGATGCACACCAGTATCACTCTAAGAATTAACTGAACTGTGAGCTGCAGTTAACAGTAGTAACAAAGTGGCTAAATCAAAAGGCTGGCCTACGTTCACATCTTCCAAATTGGTGAAAAGGTCTTAGAGTTTCTGCCAGTCTGAAAGCTTTAGTCTAGACATCTGACAGATTCAGTgatgttacagaaaatgtttaagAACACCAAGAAAGTATTATAGCTAGGTAGTGCTTGTGAGAGGCCAATGCCAGAAAATGTACTCTTTGGATTGTGATTACCAAGTAACTTTTGTAGTGAGGGCTCAGTGATGTCACGTTGAGTTAATTGGGGCTGAGACTACCTCGAATTAAGAGACTtggataataaagaaatatcaatggATAAATCATGAGTAAacgattaaaaaataaatgaaaatatagtaCATGAATGGGCACAATCCAAGTTGCAAAAATATGTTACATTATCCATAGCCCTTCATTTCAAAACAGAACTGCCCATGAGAAAAGTTGAGGCCAGCAATGTGAGTTAAGATCACATGACATGAAGTGACTATAGTTAGTCACAAACTATGGTGGTAGAGtataggcttgttctgcgcacctatgaCACATATTCCCCGACAGCCAATGACAGTTTAGTAGTGCTCCGAGCGCTCTGATGTGAACGCCGTAACTAATATGAGGATTAAACATGATCATAGCGAGTTGTTTTGTGAATTTAGACTCCATTTGTTTCAAGTTGTAATCACTAGGTGTGGTGGTAAgtaataaattctgcataagcaagcaagagacataatttgccggatatacgctttcttcaagcgaAAGCATTTGCATGCACGTACAGCAACTGTTTCTTGGAATCATCAACAATGCAATCCCTATATGTGCCttgacatgcgcgaaccgccactGGACTATAGGCTTGCCCTGATGTGACGGGACAGTGTGAATATGCCTTGATGTGACGGTGCCATGACGgaagtgtgaattggcctttaccAGCAGCTTCAGTTTATGGTCTCCAGTTGTTTGATGCAACAAGGATGTTACTCTCTTTACATTTTTTGTGACCTGGGCAGCCTTTTCTTCTTTTGACGCTagagttttagtttttatttaatttaatcgtatggctagggtcccccATCTggcagaccattcgccgggtgccggtctttcaatttgaagccacttcggtgacctgcagttgatgatgatgatgatgatgatgatgatgagagcacaacacccagtccctggatggagaaaattccccgacccagccaggaattgaacccaggcccagaggattgacaatccatcacactgaccattcagctatcggggacaGACAAAGTTTTAGGTGGAAGCATTATATAATTTAGCCCTGTTTCATCAGTTAGAGAGTTGATTAGGAGTAAGATTTTCTTCTTGTTCAATTTTTGTTAATTTGTCACAAAATTGTGTATCTGTGTGAGAATCCACAAAAAGTTTTTCACTGCAAATTTCAAGCTGCCTTACGCCGTATCACTCTTCAACATATTCAAACATCTTGAACTTTAAGTAAAATGTCATCA encodes:
- the LOC126210186 gene encoding uncharacterized protein LOC126210186 isoform X1, with protein sequence MYSLPVSHVSRPDTVQLSGTTTLKKLTAIYHWTVSGFDICPEDAVNIGSPVFSHPNLSKWCMELENDNGRLMMCFRLVASDDSLPVTATLEALVSYRDGTKHSVYSLEDHNLKVNERSSLQCLTDNINTEELGDNWSFECEVCIVEVVAEDTTEEELESDVAKDLEQLMDSKFLSDITLSAGGVRLDAHRAILCARSPVFRAMLSHDTKEALEGLVEISDTEPQVVSEMLHYMYTDKVRVQSDVTEQLLVVFDKYGLQDAKVRCEMKLARQVTVDSAADIAALAIVHTCSFLQKVCVAFIKQNLEQVVGSRGWANLIDRYPEAVKTICESVTEGSDRCSSPATSDSQSDATTVNSPAAELTPKHLPPVIWSGTLETVRDTGYTHCERRKVVYIWEVKGLLNWPKGRNFVSSAPFWHPETIQWELRLYNCGEKYNVKLKLLENKAAGDVRVGQSFILHPQKGRKLIIVEDIIIKEGSEGKRFFLFSKTLKDVCTLKYEISLVCAVQQCGVAVKPAPQSDFKNDLHSLLESGNSADFKLCTGNVETGAHRAILAARSPFFARVLRLESEVSKESQLEVPDVKPEVLAEILRYIYTGSVKNLGDSTAELLVAAHRFELCDLKRECATRLSGQLTVDNAVTTAVCAIENQCGELLNSSVEFIRLHFKRVVGTAKWIEAIDTHPAALKEISQRVAAAGKTKTVN